GTGATCTGGAGATCGTGGGTCGCGCGGAGTTCGACGGGCGTGCCGTCGAAGATCGCCCAGCACTCGAAGTCTCCGAGCCGTGACACATAGCGGATACCTGCGCAGAGCGGTTGACCGTGCTCGTCGGTGCGCGAGTAGAGCCAGCTGGCGATCCCGCGCGTCAGGAGACGACTGGGCCCGCGGACGTCAGCGACGTCGAGGTTCTCGAGCTCCTGATGACGCAGCACCGACGCGGCCTCGCGGGTGAGGTAGGTGTGCGTGGCGGTCGCCTCGAGATCCACGAACGGGAGCGACCCGGTGACCTCGAACTCCCGCAGTCGGCGGGTGGTCAACCAGGAAGCGGGCACCTCGCCAGGCCCCACTCGGTCGGTCTCGATCTGCGAGAACGCGCCGATCATCGAGGCCTTCGGCCGGAAGCCAGCGAGCGTCTCAGCGAAGCCACCCTCCGGGGTGGTCGCCCCGTAGAGGACGCCGGCGCCGGGGATGTCGAACCAGTTCCCGGCACGCTCGTTCATGACGTCGACCGGGTTGAGCTGAGAGAAGCGGAGGGCCGGGTCGATCCGTTCGACTCGCCAGAGTGGAGACGGCGCGGTCAAGAGGGCGAGCTCAGCCGGCATTGACGAACGCGCGCGCGGCGGCGATGACGTCGCGGACACGTCCCTCGGCGATGACCTCAGCCGGTGCCGCGTCCTCCAACTGCGGATTCATCCCGATGAACCACGCCCGCACGACCTCATCGGGATCGACCTCCGCCAGGAGCTCGACGACCTGGAAAGTGTCGCGCAGCAGGCGCTGCTCATCCAGCGGCGGCTTGGCGTCACCGGAGATCCACCGAGACACCTGCCGCGGCGTCTTGCCGGTGATGATCGCCACGAGGTCGCGTCCGAGCACCTCCTGCAGGCGCGCGACGATCGCCGGCGACGCCGACTCCACCGACGCCTTGTGCGCCGCCCGCCCCAGGGGGCGCATTGCCAGATCCGTCATAGCACCAGCATACCAAAAAGTCGCCCATCTAGTCAGTTCTAAGTCACTTGATAAGTCACCCAAAAAGACCGACAAGTCATCATATTTCAGTTCGTGTGCAACAGGCTCAATGGGATCACATTCAGCCTTATCTCTACCGCACTCGCGAAAACCCCCTCTCCCCCGACCACCTCTCCGGCACCCCACTCGGACGCCTCGAAGCCACAAACCAGAACAACTTAGAGAAGAAAGAATGATCGACATCGCAACCACAGCGCCACCCGGATACTGCGACTACAGGGACTTGGCCTGATGGAAGTGGCGTCCCGGGCCCGACCAGCCGGAACGGACCTCCAATGCAGCTTGTTCCCGCGCCGTGGTCGCAGCGACCCCATAACCCCACGCAGCCCGGAAACGACCGAGGCGTCGCAGATAAAGGGGAGGCTTGAGAAAACGGAGCTCAGAGTACGATACGGCGTGATCGTAGGGCACGTTTCGTTTCTGTCTCGCTCCGTGGTGATTGTCCGTCGAGGAGTTGGCTGTGTAGTCGCTCGAGCAGCGCTGGCAGGCTTGCCGCGGCGATTTCGGGTTTGAGTCTCTGTTGAAGTTGTCGTTCTTGTGCGGGGGCGAGCAGGTCGCGTCCGATGGGGGCTGCGTGTTGGATAGCGTAGAGCAGGACCGCCCGGAGGGGCTCGGACAGCGGGCGTGGTGTGGGGACGAATCGTCCGCCCTTTTCCAGACGTCGTATGGTGGCGCACAAATGAAAGAGCGCTGCGTACTGTTCCGCTTCTGTCTGAGGTGTTCGGACAGCGATTATCGCGGTGCTAAGCCTGCTTTCCAAAGCGGCTGCA
This genomic window from Leifsonia xyli subsp. cynodontis DSM 46306 contains:
- a CDS encoding RES family NAD+ phosphorylase — encoded protein: MPAELALLTAPSPLWRVERIDPALRFSQLNPVDVMNERAGNWFDIPGAGVLYGATTPEGGFAETLAGFRPKASMIGAFSQIETDRVGPGEVPASWLTTRRLREFEVTGSLPFVDLEATATHTYLTREAASVLRHQELENLDVADVRGPSRLLTRGIASWLYSRTDEHGQPLCAGIRYVSRLGDFECWAIFDGTPVELRATHDLQITDRALRAVLDLFGMAIC